The DNA sequence ATTCCTTTGAGTTTTAGCCTTGCGGCCGTACTCCCCAGGCGGGGCGCTTAATGCGTTAGCTACGGCACAGAAGTCGTGGAAGACCCCTACACCTAGCGCCCACCGTTTACGGCATGGACTACCAGGGTATCTAATCCTGTTCGCTACCCATGCTTTCGCTCCTCAGCGTCAGTTACTGCCCAGAGACCTGCCTTCGCCATTGGTGTTCCTCCTGATATCTGCGCATTTCACCGCTACACCAGGAATTCCAGTCTCCCCTACAGCACTCAAGTATTGCCCGTATCGCCTGCACGCCCGGAGTTAAGCCCCGGAATTTCACAGACGACGCGACAAACCACCTACGAGCTCTTTACGCCCAGTAATTCCGGACAACGCTCGCACCCTACGTATTACCGCGGCTGCTGGCACGTAGTTAGCCGGTGCTTCTTATCCAGGTACCGTCACCACCCCCAAAGGATGGCTTCGTCCCTAGCGAAAGAGGTTTACAACCCGAAGGCCGTCATCCCCCACGCGGCGTCGCTGCATCAGGCTTGCGCCCATTGTGCAATATTCCCCACTGCTGCCTCCCGTAGGAGTCTGGGCCGTATCTCAGTCCCAATGTGGCCGTCCACCCTCTCAGGCCGGCTACCCGTCGACGCCTTGGTAGGCCATTACCCCACCAACAAGCTGATAGGCCGCGGGCTCATCTCGTACCGAAAAAACTTTCCACCCCCCACACTAAAGGAAGGTTATATCCGGTATTAGACCCAGTTTCCCAAGCTTATCCCGAAGTACGAGGCAGATCACCCACGTGTTACTCACCCGTTCGCCACTCGAGTACCCTGCAAGCAGGGCCTTTCCGTTCGACTTGCATGTGTTAAGCACGCCGCCAGCGTTCGTCCTGAGCCAGGATCAAACTCTCCATAAAAAAATTTCAGAAGAAACAATTCAAGGCAGAGCCCAAATTCCCAACCAAAAAACAAACAACCAACGATTCAAAAATAAATCATCAACTGCTCACACCCACCCCCACACCCGACGGGGCAAAACAAGAGGTGGGCTTAAAAAAATATACGACAACGATTCACATCACTGCACGCACCGGACACACTCACCACCCACACACCCCCACCACACAGGCAAGAGTCATGCACATGGCGCGTTATTTACCGTGGCACCCGATCCAAAAAAAGGTACCACCCGGCACACACCAACCACACCCACCAACAACACGCCGGCAGGCACAGCTGGCCAACAGCACAATCATCATCACAAACAAAAGTACATTGGCACACTATTGAGTTCTCACACAACATCACCACACCCCTACACACCACCTACCACCACAGGGGGTAGACAATATGAGCAGATGAGCTAGTGAAGATATTTGGTCAGGGCCTGTTTTCCTCTCGCCGGCACGCAATCCAGACTCTCTTCTCAAGTGTCTGTCTGCGGGGCGCTGTCGGTCGCGCTGACCTGATTAAAGTTACACACCCACACAGACCAACACAACTTCCCAGGTCACGCCACAAAAATCGCAGGCTCAATGAGGGCTAGAAAGCACGCTCAATGTTCGCCCCGAGCTGCTGCAGCTGCTCGACAAATTTCGGGTATCCGCGATCGATGTGGAAGACATCGTGGACGGTGGTCACGCCGTCGGCTACCAGGGCCGCCAGCACGAGGCCAGCCCCAGCTCGGATGTCGGAGCTCCACACCTCAGTGGAGGAGAGCTGATCAATGCCGTGCAGGACAACGTGGTGGCCGTCGACTGTGGCGTTCGCCCCGAGGCGTGCCATTTCGTCGACAAAGCGGAAGCGAGACTCGAAGACGTTCTCGGTGATGACGCTCATGCCGTTGGCAATGGAGGAGATGCCGATGGCCATGGGCTGCAGGTCGGTGGGGAAACCGGGGAAGGGCAGGGTCTGGTAGTCGACGGCATCGGGGCGTCGATTCATGCGAACCCGGAATCCGTTCTCGAAGGTCTCCACGTCCGCGCCAGCCACCTTGAGCTTCGACAGCGCGAGGTGCAGGTGGCGGGGGGCGATGCCACCGACGGTGATATCGCCTTGAGTCATGGCGGCGGCGTAGGCCCACGTGCCTGCGACGATCCGGTCGCCCACGACGGCATGTTCGGTGGGGTGCAGTTTCTCCACGCCGTCGATAGTGATGGTGGAGGTGCCCGCACCCTCGACGATGGCGCCCATGGAGTTGAGCATCTCGCAGAGGTCGACGATTTCGGGTTCGCGGGCGGCGTTGTCCAGGACGGTTCGTCCCTCGGCGAGCACGGCAGCCGTCAAGATGTTCTCGGTAGCTCCCACCGAGGGGAAGTCGAGGGAGATGTGCGCCCCGCGCAGCTGCTCCACTTCGGCGACGACGGCGCCGTGAGAGATCCGTGTGGTGGCGCCGAGCTTTTCCAGTCCGGACTGATGCATGTCGAGGGGGCGGGAGCCGATCGCGTCGCCTCCCGGCAGGGCCACCACTGCCCGGCCGCAGCGGGCGGTCAGCGGCCCGAGGACACACACGGAGGCACGGAACTGACGGACGGCATCGAAGTCAGCGTCGGGAGTCAGGTGTGCAGGTGTGGTGATGCGGACAACGTCCGCATCGATGGACACGGTGCAACCGAGACCTTCGAGGACATCCTTCATCAGTGGGACGTCGAGAATTTCTGGACAATTTGTCAACGTCGAGGTGCCCTCGGCGAGCAAGGCCGCCGCCATGAGTTTGAGCACGCTATTTTTCGCGCCGCTGACTTTCACGGCGCCCTGCAGGCGGGCGCCTCCGCTGACTAGAAATCGTTCCTTCACGGTTCCCGAGCGTAGCCGAGTCGCCAGCGTTAAGGCAGGGCCCCAATGCGCCGGGCGGCGTTCACTGCCTCGTAGCGGGTGTGTGCGCCGAGTTTGCGCATCACGGAGCGCAGGTAGGACTTGACCGTTTCGGCGCCGATGCCCATTTCCTCAGCGGCCTCGACGTTCGTGTGCCCGAGCGCCACGCAGGAGAGAACATCAAGTTCACGAGCGGAGAGCTTGGTGGACTGCTTAACGCGGACGGGGCTGACCATCTGGTCGCAGAGCTGCTCCAATTCGCGGCGAAGGAGATCATCTTCCACGCGATTGGCCAGCATGCGCAGCTTGGAGTGGGTGGAGCGAACCTGCTCCCATTCGGCGCCGTTCATGACGCGACCTGCCTTGGAGGAGCCCACCTTGCCGCCATCGAATCGTCGTAAAGCAGAGTTGACTGCCAGTTCCTGCTCGAGGGTGCGGGCGGTCATGGTGACTTCTTCTATGACCTTGTCGCCGAGCCGCACCGGCGAATGGACGCCGACGTAGAGGACGCCGCGGATCTCACGCTTGACTATCACCGGAACCGCGACGATCGAGTGCAGGCCTTCATCTTGGATGGCGCGGTCATTCTCGTGGGAGATGATGTTGGCCCGCGTGTAGTCGGAGACGCCGACGGGCCGACGAGTGCTCACGACGCGACCGCCCACACCGGTGCCGGAATCAATGATGAGGTTTTGCAGCGCCGGGGTGCGCAGGCCGACCCAGTGGGTGATTTGTAAGCGGTTGTCCGGCAACAGTGAGGCGTACATGGTCACCGGAATTCCGGTGGCGGTTTTGAGAGACGTCAGTGCGGCGCGGACCGCTTCGTCATCATCTTTGAGTCGCTGTGCATCCATGGGGTTACCCTCCTGCGGGGACACCCGTCTAGGTGTACCCGGGGTACACCTAGCGGTGGCCACTTTCTGCTTCAATTGGGCATTATAACGCCGCAGCGGGGGTAATTTATAATCACCACTCCCCAGATAGCGCCATTGAATGGACATTTCGAGGTACACGGGGCAGGGGTGCAGGCACCGGGACGCCTTTCACCCCCGCTAGCCCGCTAAAACTGTCCGGTCTAAATCCTACATACCGTGCTGTCTAGTTCGATGGTGTACAGTCTAGGTACAGACCGAATCCAATGCACTCAAGGAGCACTTCCGCATGGCTATCTACAACAACATTCTCGAGACGATCGGCAACACGCCCCTTATCCGCCTCAACGGCATCACCGAGGGCCTCGGCGCCACCGTCCTGGCCAAGGTTGAGTCCTTCAACCCGGCCAACTCCGTCAAGGACCGCATTGGTAAGGCAATTATTGATGCCGCCGAGGCCGACGGTTCCCTCCAGCCCGGCGGCACCATCGTCGAGGCCACCTCCGGCAACACCGGCATCGCCCTCGCCCTCGTCGGCGCCGCCCGCGGCTACAAGGTCATCCTCACGATGCCGGAGACCATGTCCGTCGAGCGTCGTGTCGTGCTCCGCGCTTACGGCGCCGAGATCGTCCTCACCCCCGGAGCAGCCGGGATGCAGGGTGCAGTGGACAAGGCCAACGAGATCGCCGCAGGCGAGGACAACGCCATCCTGGCCCGCCAGTTCGCCAACCAGGCCAACCTGCAGGTGCACCGCGACACCACCGCCGAGGAGATCTGGGCCGACACCGAGGGCAACATCGATGCCTTCGTCGCTGGCGTCGGCACCGGCGGCACCGTCTCCGGCGTCGGCCAGGTGCTCAAGGAGCGCAAGCCGGACGTCACCATCTTCGCCGTAGAGCCCGAGGCTTCCCCGCTGCTCACCGCTGGCAAGGCTGGCCCCCACAAGATCCAGGGCCTCGGCGCCAACTTCATCCCGGAGATCCTCGACCGCAAGGTCATCGATGATGTCATCACCGTCTCCAACGAGGACGCCATCTCCACCTCGCGCGAGCTCGCCGTCAAGGACGGCATCCTCGGCGGCATCTCCGCCGGCGCCAACGTCAAGGCCGCCCTCGAGGTCGCCGCGCGCCCCGAGTTCGCCGGCAAGACCATCGTCGTTGTCATCCCCGACTTCGGTGAGCGCTACATCTCCACCGTCCTCTTCGAGGACATCCGCGACTAATATTCGCTTATCGACGCCCGCCCCTCCCGCAGGTTTAGCTTTCACCTGCAGGATAGGGCGGGTTTCGCTGTTACACTCTGTACCCATGTACAGCCTGGTGAAGAGAATCCGCGAAGATCTGGACAACGCCCGCGAACACGACCCCGCGGCCCGCGGCGACATAGAGAACGCACTCGTCTACTCCGGGCTTCACGCCATCTGGGCTCATCGCGTCGCCCACTGGATGTGGCAGCGCGCGCTCCGCGGACCCGCCCGCATCCTCGCGCAGCTCAACCGCTTCTTCACCGGCATTGAAATTCACCCCGGCGCCACCATCGGCCGCCGCTTCTTCATCGATCACGGCATGGGCATCGTCATCGGTGAAACCACGGAAATCGGGGACGGAGTCATGCTCTACCACGGCGTCACCCTCGGCGGTCAGGTGCTCACGCAAACCAAGCGCCACCCCACCATCGAAGACAACGTCACCATCGGTGCCGGAGCCAAGGTCTTAGGCCCCATCACCATCGGCACGGGTTCCGCCGTCGGCGCCAACGCCGTGGTGACCAAGGATGTCCCCCGCGACCACGTCGCAACGGGCATCCCGGCCCAGAACCGCCCCCGGGCCAAGGACGAGAAGATCAAACTCGTCGACCCGGACTACTTCCTCTAACGCACTTAAGCGACGAGGTCGCGATACTCCTCATGCTTGGCGATGAAATGCTGCACCGCCGAGCAGGACGGACGCACGGTGCCGCCCGCCGCGCGGACGTCGTCAAGCGCTGCCTTGATCAGCGGCGTGGACAGGCCGCGGCCGCGGAACGCCTGATCCACAACAGTGTGGTTGAAGTCTAGGACGCCACCGGGACGGGGCACGTAGGCGGCATAGCCAGCCTCGCGGCCATCAACCCTGATCTCGTATCGATGCTTTGCTTCGTTGTGCTCTACTGAGTGCTGCGTCTCAGACATGTCATTGACTCCTTGTCGTTGTTTCTAGCTTCAAACGACAAGTATGCCCTGATATCAGGATTCTGGACACCCATTGATTCTCAGGAAGCACAAACCCCCTGCCGAGAAACCTCGAACAGGGGGTAATTGTGGCCAGAGCCAGGATCGAACTGGCGACCTTCCACTTTTCAGGCGGACGCTCTACCGACTGAGCTATCTGGCCGGAAACAGACTCCGAAGAGACTATTTCAGCGACCCTGACGGGACTTGAACCCGCGACCTCCGCCGTGACAGGGCGGCGCGCTAACCAACTGCGCCACAGGGCCTTATTCATTTGTGTACTTCTTGACACCCCTCGCGGGCTGCCCTGTTGCACGAGAATTCACTTTACACAGAGATTGAATGTTCCCACAAATCTGCAGCTCACATCGTTTTTCGGCGTGTTGCGGCTCCCGTCTCCCCACCGCGCCTGATCCCGGCATCCTGATCGCGACCCGAACGAAGCGCCCAACCCAAAACCCCAGGTCGTTTCCCGCCACCGGCCGCCAAAAGGCCTAAAAGTCGGAAGGACTCCTGATCCCGACATCCTGATCGCGACCCGAACACAGCACCCAACGCAAAACCCCAGGTCGTTTCCCGCCAGCGGCCGCCAAAAGGCCTAAATGTCGGAAGGACTCCTGATCCCGACGCCCTGATCGCGGCCCGAACGCAGCGCCCAACCCATAACCCCAGGTCGCATTCCCCGGACGGACCTAGTTGTCGAGATCAGGCCGTCGCGATCACGACGAACCAGCAATCGATGCCCGTCGTGCCGAGCAATTATCCGGCGGTTTCAGCACGATGACC is a window from the Corynebacterium testudinoris genome containing:
- the murA gene encoding UDP-N-acetylglucosamine 1-carboxyvinyltransferase gives rise to the protein MKERFLVSGGARLQGAVKVSGAKNSVLKLMAAALLAEGTSTLTNCPEILDVPLMKDVLEGLGCTVSIDADVVRITTPAHLTPDADFDAVRQFRASVCVLGPLTARCGRAVVALPGGDAIGSRPLDMHQSGLEKLGATTRISHGAVVAEVEQLRGAHISLDFPSVGATENILTAAVLAEGRTVLDNAAREPEIVDLCEMLNSMGAIVEGAGTSTITIDGVEKLHPTEHAVVGDRIVAGTWAYAAAMTQGDITVGGIAPRHLHLALSKLKVAGADVETFENGFRVRMNRRPDAVDYQTLPFPGFPTDLQPMAIGISSIANGMSVITENVFESRFRFVDEMARLGANATVDGHHVVLHGIDQLSSTEVWSSDIRAGAGLVLAALVADGVTTVHDVFHIDRGYPKFVEQLQQLGANIERAF
- the ramA gene encoding acetate metabolism transcriptional regulator RamA: MDAQRLKDDDEAVRAALTSLKTATGIPVTMYASLLPDNRLQITHWVGLRTPALQNLIIDSGTGVGGRVVSTRRPVGVSDYTRANIISHENDRAIQDEGLHSIVAVPVIVKREIRGVLYVGVHSPVRLGDKVIEEVTMTARTLEQELAVNSALRRFDGGKVGSSKAGRVMNGAEWEQVRSTHSKLRMLANRVEDDLLRRELEQLCDQMVSPVRVKQSTKLSARELDVLSCVALGHTNVEAAEEMGIGAETVKSYLRSVMRKLGAHTRYEAVNAARRIGALP
- the cysK gene encoding cysteine synthase A, which encodes MAIYNNILETIGNTPLIRLNGITEGLGATVLAKVESFNPANSVKDRIGKAIIDAAEADGSLQPGGTIVEATSGNTGIALALVGAARGYKVILTMPETMSVERRVVLRAYGAEIVLTPGAAGMQGAVDKANEIAAGEDNAILARQFANQANLQVHRDTTAEEIWADTEGNIDAFVAGVGTGGTVSGVGQVLKERKPDVTIFAVEPEASPLLTAGKAGPHKIQGLGANFIPEILDRKVIDDVITVSNEDAISTSRELAVKDGILGGISAGANVKAALEVAARPEFAGKTIVVVIPDFGERYISTVLFEDIRD
- the epsC gene encoding serine O-acetyltransferase EpsC, translated to MYSLVKRIREDLDNAREHDPAARGDIENALVYSGLHAIWAHRVAHWMWQRALRGPARILAQLNRFFTGIEIHPGATIGRRFFIDHGMGIVIGETTEIGDGVMLYHGVTLGGQVLTQTKRHPTIEDNVTIGAGAKVLGPITIGTGSAVGANAVVTKDVPRDHVATGIPAQNRPRAKDEKIKLVDPDYFL
- a CDS encoding GNAT family N-acetyltransferase, with translation MSETQHSVEHNEAKHRYEIRVDGREAGYAAYVPRPGGVLDFNHTVVDQAFRGRGLSTPLIKAALDDVRAAGGTVRPSCSAVQHFIAKHEEYRDLVA